Proteins encoded together in one Streptomyces sp. NBC_01363 window:
- a CDS encoding amidase, which translates to MELREYARMDATGLKDLLERREVTRGELFDLARAAIAQVDPVLGAVVGDVFDEPPAYAASGPFSGVPFALKDLLCTAAGVRSENGSALTAGHVAPHDSDLMARWRAAGLAVVCRTSTPEFGFSATTEPVANGPTRNPWDPSRVAGGSSGGSAALVAAGALPWAHANDAGGSIRVPAALCGVFGLKPTRGLVPPGPDSDEPLFGLTAEFAVTRSVRDAAALLDLVHGSAPGDRYHVRGRAPGEFVAALGLRPRGLRVAVSTDSPGGRADPAVASEVVRIAELLEEFGDHVEWASPEIDDEHVRDLNMTFWSVSIADTVRALTGGRDVEHALALVETTTAAMVRHGLSLRWEDVSRARAYQNRLTRSMADFLDRFDLVLTPVTPSTAWPVGELDSNRPGIDARGWVDTLSRYSPFTALYNATGQPAVSVPTGMTGGLPVGVQLAAAPGQEDLLLAVAAQLEEADPWRERVPPVHAGGPPPPWTGRRSAET; encoded by the coding sequence ATGGAACTGCGTGAATACGCCCGCATGGACGCCACCGGGCTGAAAGACCTGCTCGAGCGGCGCGAAGTCACCCGCGGTGAGCTGTTCGACCTCGCGCGCGCCGCGATCGCACAGGTCGATCCGGTACTCGGAGCCGTCGTCGGGGACGTGTTCGACGAGCCTCCGGCCTACGCGGCGTCAGGACCGTTCAGCGGTGTCCCCTTCGCCCTCAAGGACCTGCTGTGCACGGCAGCGGGGGTGAGAAGCGAAAACGGCAGCGCCTTGACGGCCGGACACGTCGCACCACACGACTCGGACCTGATGGCGCGCTGGCGAGCGGCCGGGCTCGCCGTGGTCTGCCGTACGAGCACACCGGAATTCGGCTTCAGCGCAACGACCGAACCGGTGGCGAACGGCCCGACCCGCAACCCCTGGGATCCGAGCAGGGTGGCAGGGGGATCGAGCGGTGGTTCGGCGGCCCTCGTCGCCGCGGGGGCACTGCCCTGGGCCCACGCGAACGACGCGGGGGGTTCGATCCGTGTACCGGCTGCCCTCTGCGGCGTTTTCGGGCTCAAACCCACGCGCGGCCTCGTCCCTCCCGGCCCCGACTCGGACGAACCATTGTTCGGCCTCACGGCCGAGTTCGCCGTCACCCGCAGCGTCAGGGACGCTGCGGCATTGCTGGACCTGGTGCACGGAAGCGCGCCCGGCGACCGCTACCACGTCCGGGGCCGGGCCCCGGGCGAGTTCGTCGCCGCGCTCGGGCTTCGCCCTCGCGGCCTGCGCGTGGCCGTGTCCACGGACTCGCCGGGCGGTCGTGCAGATCCGGCCGTCGCATCCGAAGTCGTCCGGATCGCCGAGCTGCTGGAGGAGTTCGGTGACCACGTGGAATGGGCGTCGCCGGAAATCGATGACGAACACGTCCGCGATCTCAACATGACGTTCTGGTCCGTCTCGATCGCCGACACCGTCCGAGCGCTGACCGGCGGACGCGACGTGGAGCACGCGCTGGCGCTCGTGGAGACCACGACCGCGGCGATGGTGCGCCACGGCCTGTCGCTGCGCTGGGAGGACGTCTCCCGGGCACGGGCCTATCAGAACCGACTCACCCGTTCCATGGCCGACTTCCTCGACCGGTTCGACCTGGTCCTGACCCCGGTGACGCCTTCCACGGCCTGGCCGGTCGGCGAACTCGACTCGAACCGGCCCGGGATCGACGCCCGGGGCTGGGTGGACACGCTGTCGCGGTACTCGCCGTTCACCGCCCTCTACAACGCGACCGGCCAGCCGGCGGTCTCGGTGCCCACGGGAATGACCGGGGGACTGCCCGTCGGAGTCCAGCTGGCGGCGGCACCGGGACAGGAAGACCTGCTGCTGGCCGTAGCCGCGCAGCTCGAAGAGGCGGACCCCTGGCGGGAACGCGTTCCGCCCGTCCACGCGGGCGGCCCCCCGCCCCCGTGGACGGGCCGGCGCTCCGCCGAGACCTGA